The following are from one region of the Ruficoccus sp. ZRK36 genome:
- a CDS encoding methyl-accepting chemotaxis protein, translating to MKFKLRHKVTGLALFSALLPAVVLALLIYVQQRKSTVVIDAQLDAIVAENLDQTTRDIYNLCLSANDLVQLQVDAALGVADHTVDEEGGLRLGAKQVPWTAINQFNDDEVQLELPEVLIGQEWLGKNSDAGVATPLVDDVRDMVGGTATIFQRMNEEGDMLRVATNVLTLQGDRAIGTYIPAVDPDGTPNAVVTAVLRGETFRGNAYVVNNWYLAAYKPIYDPEGEDIIGMLYVGVKRESVDSLRRSLASVEVGDSGYAWIMPGQDKMNRGHYEFFRDGASDLQDISRVRDVNGRNYIEEIRKEAIKLQPGEVATMDVAWQDASGVVRHKEIHYAYFKPWDWVVGVTAFEGEFAKPHQEVSRAFQTILRYTVYGAVVTLILVGLLATVLGGLIARPITYLTNIAELVAEGRLGEAGGKMEECCRQQGGVNRKLVHQQDETGQLFRAILKMIRNLNSLIGRVRNLSQQLTGAVTEMTETARAQEGTVQDFGSSSSEIAAAVKEISSTSQELSRTMNKVSESARETTSTAGAGRSHLDGMRQSSEGLETATRSITGKLSIIAERAQNINAVVTTIAKVADQTNLLSLNAAIEAEKAGEYGLGFAVVAREIRRLADQTAVATQDIEQMVKEMQSSVTAGVMEMDKFNEAVRIGIESTAELSSQMEAIIEQVETVSPRFDSVREGMSSQAVGASQISEAVANLNLAAHQTTASLEGFKNATDKLNRAVHAMQEGIAQFRMDDSAKDDSQEDKA from the coding sequence ATGAAATTTAAGCTGCGGCACAAAGTCACCGGTCTGGCGCTCTTTTCGGCCTTGTTGCCGGCAGTCGTGCTCGCGCTGCTTATCTATGTGCAGCAGCGTAAGAGCACAGTGGTTATCGACGCACAGCTCGATGCCATCGTCGCCGAAAACCTCGACCAGACCACGCGCGATATTTACAACCTGTGCCTGAGCGCCAATGATCTGGTGCAGCTGCAGGTGGATGCTGCCCTTGGCGTGGCGGATCACACGGTGGATGAAGAGGGTGGGCTCCGGCTGGGTGCCAAGCAGGTGCCGTGGACCGCGATTAACCAGTTTAACGACGATGAGGTGCAGCTTGAGCTGCCGGAGGTCCTCATCGGCCAGGAGTGGCTGGGGAAGAACAGTGACGCAGGCGTTGCGACACCCTTGGTGGACGATGTGCGCGATATGGTTGGCGGTACGGCTACTATTTTCCAGCGCATGAACGAGGAGGGCGACATGCTGCGGGTCGCCACCAATGTGCTCACGCTGCAAGGCGACCGGGCCATCGGCACCTACATTCCGGCCGTGGACCCCGATGGTACGCCTAATGCCGTTGTCACGGCGGTGCTGCGGGGCGAGACCTTTCGCGGGAATGCCTACGTGGTCAACAACTGGTACCTCGCCGCCTACAAGCCCATCTACGATCCCGAAGGGGAAGATATCATCGGCATGCTCTATGTGGGCGTGAAGCGCGAGAGCGTGGACAGCCTGCGGCGCTCGCTGGCCTCGGTCGAGGTCGGGGATAGCGGCTATGCCTGGATCATGCCCGGTCAGGACAAAATGAACCGCGGCCATTACGAATTTTTCCGCGACGGCGCTAGCGACCTGCAGGATATTTCCCGCGTGCGCGATGTGAACGGCCGCAACTACATCGAGGAGATCCGCAAGGAAGCGATCAAGCTGCAGCCCGGAGAGGTCGCCACGATGGATGTGGCCTGGCAGGATGCGTCAGGAGTCGTCCGGCATAAGGAGATCCACTACGCCTACTTCAAGCCCTGGGATTGGGTCGTCGGGGTGACGGCCTTTGAGGGCGAGTTTGCCAAGCCGCACCAGGAGGTCTCCCGAGCCTTTCAGACGATCCTGCGCTACACCGTATACGGGGCCGTCGTGACGTTGATTCTGGTCGGCCTGCTGGCCACGGTGCTGGGCGGATTGATTGCCCGGCCCATTACTTATCTGACCAACATCGCTGAGCTGGTAGCCGAAGGGCGCTTGGGCGAAGCCGGTGGCAAGATGGAGGAGTGCTGCCGCCAGCAGGGCGGTGTGAACCGCAAGCTCGTGCATCAGCAGGACGAGACCGGTCAGCTCTTCCGGGCCATCCTCAAGATGATCCGCAACCTGAATTCGCTCATCGGGCGCGTTCGTAACCTCAGCCAGCAGCTGACGGGGGCTGTCACCGAGATGACCGAGACCGCTCGCGCACAGGAGGGCACCGTGCAGGACTTTGGGTCGTCTTCGAGTGAGATTGCCGCCGCAGTGAAGGAAATTTCCAGCACCTCGCAGGAGCTTTCGCGGACCATGAACAAAGTCTCTGAAAGTGCCCGCGAGACCACGTCCACCGCCGGGGCCGGTCGCTCCCATCTGGACGGTATGCGGCAGAGCTCCGAGGGGCTTGAGACCGCCACCCGCTCGATTACTGGAAAGCTTTCGATCATCGCCGAGCGCGCGCAGAACATTAACGCCGTCGTCACGACGATCGCCAAGGTGGCCGACCAGACGAATCTGCTCTCGCTGAATGCTGCCATTGAGGCTGAGAAGGCCGGTGAGTACGGGCTTGGATTTGCGGTGGTGGCGCGTGAAATTCGCCGCCTGGCCGACCAGACGGCTGTGGCCACTCAGGACATCGAGCAGATGGTGAAAGAGATGCAGTCCTCCGTCACCGCCGGGGTGATGGAGATGGACAAATTTAACGAGGCGGTGCGCATCGGGATCGAGAGTACCGCTGAGCTCAGTAGCCAGATGGAGGCGATCATTGAGCAGGTCGAGACCGTCTCGCCACGCTTTGACAGTGTGCGCGAGGGGATGTCTTCGCAGGCCGTGGGCGCTTCGCAGATATCCGAGGCTGTGGCGAACCTCAACCTCGCCGCACACCAGACGACGGCCTCGCTGGAGGGTTTCAAGAACGCCACGGATAAACTTAACCGCGCCGTCCATGCCATGCAGGAGGGGATCGCCCAGTTCCGCATGGATGACAGCGCCAAGGACGACAGCCAGGAGGATAAGGCATGA
- a CDS encoding chemotaxis protein CheW produces MLIILFTLGDKRYGLDSERVVEVVPAMPVREVPGTPEAVKGLFEYRGKVLPVIDLCTLTVGRPANVFLSTRYLVVKTGQSGERLMALLAEKVTDTLNVEDGAWLDPGLVPPGARHLGRLVRDAAGGLIQCVEVEELVTPEIRELLKERQEVDA; encoded by the coding sequence ATGTTGATCATCCTGTTCACCCTCGGCGACAAACGCTACGGACTGGATTCGGAGCGGGTGGTGGAGGTCGTGCCCGCCATGCCGGTCCGCGAGGTGCCCGGTACGCCCGAGGCCGTGAAGGGGCTCTTTGAATACCGCGGCAAGGTGCTTCCCGTGATTGATCTGTGCACGCTCACGGTGGGCCGCCCGGCAAATGTTTTTCTGAGCACGCGCTATCTGGTCGTGAAAACCGGCCAGAGCGGCGAGCGCCTGATGGCGCTGCTGGCTGAGAAGGTGACGGACACCCTCAATGTTGAGGATGGGGCCTGGCTCGATCCGGGCCTGGTGCCACCCGGTGCCCGGCACCTGGGGCGTCTTGTGCGCGATGCTGCAGGCGGGTTGATCCAATGCGTGGAGGTCGAGGAGCTGGTCACGCCGGAGATACGCGAGCTATTAAAAGAACGACAGGAGGTGGATGCATGA
- a CDS encoding exopolysaccharide biosynthesis polyprenyl glycosylphosphotransferase has product MLDSRFRGLLALHGCVIVLVLPLLFFALAAVGVEVTGRLAYDLINWPLYMMGLVASGAIFFNFYTMLGPSISAQDRARVFQVTNLQIFILVLILFTIIFATKDQAISRVFISTYLVCTYAVLFSLNMSLPAWISRYVLGGKNIRSCLVVGTTASCARISGWLHSRQALGFSVVGLLNFSDEEPELVDIPLLGDVSRLRETIREQGVNQIILLETRHSKEWVKEILDAADEEGCQILIFNPWAEYFDYPLISVKDGPYTFFTLREEPLESPLNRMIKRLLDLAVAIPVVFLILPVMIPLVWIKQRMQSRGPVFFKQIRRGYNRREFVLYKFRTMHVRRKGDEAQQATRHDPRVFRFGEFMRRTSLDELPQFINVLKGEMSVVGPRPHLPEHDRIFSQDVKIYPQRHFVKPGLTGLAQCKGFRGEITDVELLRQRVHYDLEYINEWSVWMDLEIMLRTVRLVIKPPSSAY; this is encoded by the coding sequence ATGCTCGATAGCCGCTTCAGAGGATTATTGGCCTTGCACGGATGTGTGATCGTGCTGGTGCTGCCGCTGCTGTTTTTTGCCCTGGCCGCCGTTGGGGTGGAGGTCACGGGCCGGCTGGCCTATGACCTCATCAATTGGCCACTGTATATGATGGGGCTGGTGGCTTCGGGGGCGATTTTCTTTAATTTCTACACCATGCTGGGGCCGAGTATATCGGCGCAGGACCGGGCGCGGGTGTTTCAGGTGACGAACCTGCAGATATTCATCCTCGTGCTGATTCTGTTCACCATCATTTTTGCCACGAAGGACCAAGCCATCTCACGTGTGTTTATCAGCACGTATCTGGTCTGTACGTATGCGGTCTTGTTCTCGCTGAATATGTCTCTGCCCGCCTGGATCTCACGTTATGTGCTGGGGGGGAAGAACATACGCTCGTGCCTGGTGGTGGGGACGACGGCCTCTTGCGCCCGCATTTCCGGCTGGCTGCATAGTCGGCAGGCGCTGGGGTTCAGTGTGGTCGGCCTGCTCAACTTTTCCGATGAAGAGCCCGAGTTGGTGGACATTCCGCTGCTGGGGGATGTCTCGCGGCTGCGGGAGACGATCCGCGAGCAAGGCGTTAACCAGATCATCCTGCTGGAGACCCGCCACTCCAAGGAATGGGTGAAGGAGATCCTGGACGCTGCTGACGAGGAGGGGTGCCAGATCCTCATCTTTAACCCGTGGGCGGAGTACTTCGACTATCCTTTGATCAGCGTGAAGGACGGGCCCTACACGTTTTTCACGCTGCGTGAGGAACCGCTGGAGAGCCCGCTCAACCGCATGATCAAGCGCCTGCTGGACCTCGCGGTAGCGATCCCGGTGGTGTTTCTCATCCTGCCGGTGATGATCCCGCTGGTCTGGATCAAGCAGCGTATGCAGTCGCGGGGGCCGGTCTTTTTTAAGCAGATCCGCCGGGGCTACAACCGCCGGGAGTTTGTGCTCTATAAATTCCGTACCATGCACGTGCGGCGCAAGGGCGATGAGGCGCAGCAGGCCACCCGGCACGATCCACGGGTTTTCCGTTTCGGGGAGTTTATGCGGCGCACCAGTCTGGATGAGCTGCCGCAGTTCATCAATGTGCTCAAGGGGGAGATGAGCGTCGTAGGCCCGAGGCCGCATTTGCCCGAGCACGACCGGATTTTCAGCCAGGACGTAAAGATCTACCCGCAGCGGCATTTTGTGAAGCCAGGATTGACGGGATTGGCCCAGTGTAAGGGCTTCCGGGGCGAGATCACGGATGTGGAGCTGCTGCGCCAGCGGGTGCATTACGACTTGGAATACATTAACGAGTGGTCCGTGTGGATGGACCTGGAAATCATGCTGCGCACGGTGCGTCTGGTTATTAAACCGCCCTCATCGGCGTATTAA
- a CDS encoding ABC transporter permease yields the protein MSTKTETTKSVTVIQPSQGWLTINGREIWAYRDLLVLLVRRDFVARYKQSVLGPIWFVLQPLIMTAVFTVIFGKIAQIPSDGVPHTLFYLCGLLGWNFFAQTLNGTSTTFTANAGIFQKIYFPRLVVPLAVSVSSVFTFIIQLLLFMIVFVGFKFFSPAGDTFGMTWRVALVPLLLLHSGVLALGVGLWMSSLTAKYRDLSHLNSFIIQIWLYLTIVIPVSSVPAKYLPIVLLNPMTPVIEMYKLAFLGKGTVEPSYYLFSLAVSIAVLFSGILVFQRTGRTFADTV from the coding sequence ATGAGTACCAAGACTGAAACGACGAAGTCCGTGACCGTCATCCAACCCTCCCAAGGCTGGCTGACCATCAACGGGCGCGAAATCTGGGCTTACCGCGACCTGCTGGTGTTGCTCGTGCGCCGCGACTTCGTAGCCCGCTATAAGCAGAGCGTACTCGGCCCGATCTGGTTCGTCCTGCAGCCGCTGATCATGACCGCGGTCTTCACGGTCATCTTTGGTAAAATCGCGCAGATCCCCTCGGATGGTGTGCCGCACACGCTCTTCTATCTCTGTGGCCTCTTGGGTTGGAACTTTTTCGCCCAGACCCTTAACGGCACCAGCACCACCTTCACCGCCAACGCCGGGATCTTCCAGAAGATCTACTTCCCCCGGCTGGTCGTGCCGCTCGCCGTCAGCGTCTCATCCGTGTTCACCTTCATCATCCAGCTATTGCTGTTTATGATCGTGTTTGTCGGGTTCAAGTTTTTCAGCCCGGCGGGTGACACCTTCGGGATGACCTGGCGGGTAGCGCTGGTGCCTCTGCTCCTGCTGCACTCTGGGGTTCTGGCACTGGGTGTAGGCCTGTGGATGAGTTCGCTCACCGCCAAATACCGCGACCTCAGCCACCTGAATAGTTTCATCATCCAAATATGGCTGTACCTGACCATCGTGATCCCGGTTTCCAGTGTACCAGCCAAGTACTTGCCCATCGTCCTCCTCAACCCGATGACCCCCGTCATCGAGATGTACAAGCTCGCCTTTCTGGGTAAAGGAACGGTTGAGCCTTCGTACTACCTGTTCTCCCTCGCCGTCTCGATAGCTGTGCTCTTCAGCGGTATCCTCGTTTTCCAGCGTACGGGCCGCACCTTCGCCGACACCGTTTAG
- a CDS encoding chemotaxis protein CheW, whose protein sequence is MPEEPLSDHNVQQIESLLERPYPEGYREEWIERIKNPPEQEMRETVPLLVFRLRDEWLALSCSVVKEVCSQGAVHRIPRRTNEVLRGVTNVRGELQLAVSLRALLGLTERKDSASTLSRRVYPRMVLIEQAGGAFAFRVEEVYGVVHFELEQMQAVPVTVSKSLATYARGLFNLRGQQIGWLDDELIFHSLGSKTF, encoded by the coding sequence ATGCCTGAGGAACCCCTTTCTGATCATAACGTGCAGCAGATCGAGAGTCTGCTTGAGCGCCCCTATCCAGAGGGCTACCGCGAGGAGTGGATTGAGCGCATCAAAAATCCGCCCGAGCAGGAAATGCGCGAGACGGTGCCGCTGCTGGTCTTTCGCCTGCGGGACGAGTGGCTGGCCCTGAGCTGCTCGGTGGTCAAGGAAGTCTGCTCGCAGGGGGCGGTTCACCGTATCCCGCGTCGGACGAACGAGGTGCTGCGGGGGGTGACTAATGTGCGCGGTGAGCTGCAGCTAGCCGTTTCGCTGCGGGCCCTGCTGGGCTTGACTGAACGAAAGGACAGCGCCTCGACGCTCAGCCGCCGGGTGTATCCGCGCATGGTGTTGATCGAGCAGGCAGGCGGCGCCTTTGCTTTTCGCGTCGAGGAGGTGTACGGGGTGGTGCACTTCGAGCTGGAACAGATGCAGGCCGTGCCGGTCACCGTTTCCAAGTCTCTGGCCACGTATGCCCGTGGCCTGTTTAACCTGCGCGGCCAGCAAATCGGCTGGCTCGACGACGAACTCATCTTTCACAGCCTCGGCAGTAAGACCTTCTAA
- a CDS encoding STAS domain-containing protein → MEITQEKQDSINILSLQGRLDVSTSGSLDEKLTALVEAGEAKVLVDCRELDYISSAGLRVLLSAAKQFKKQEGSIALSTLNPNVKQVFEISGFTSIFPIYATREEALQALS, encoded by the coding sequence GTGGAAATTACCCAGGAAAAACAGGACTCCATTAACATTCTCAGCCTCCAGGGGCGTCTCGATGTCAGCACATCCGGTTCACTCGATGAAAAGCTGACTGCGCTGGTCGAAGCCGGCGAAGCCAAGGTACTGGTGGACTGCCGCGAGCTGGACTACATCAGCAGTGCCGGTCTGCGCGTTCTGCTCTCGGCTGCCAAGCAGTTCAAGAAGCAGGAAGGTTCGATCGCCCTTTCGACGCTCAACCCGAACGTCAAGCAGGTCTTCGAAATCTCCGGATTCACCAGCATTTTCCCGATTTACGCCACCCGCGAAGAAGCGCTCCAGGCTCTTTCCTGA
- a CDS encoding methyl-accepting chemotaxis protein, which produces MKMRTKILLTMVLPVLVIMLALAGFNMARVHDDMMESQKSLIAEELQRAAMEIEKGNSETISVVRSLALAQQNGLFGKREDTVALLRNVLDTFPQFIGAGCGYEPNADGQDADYVQNFQDGDTYLGESGRFLAYWFRDPQSNSAYTLEPLVDMENALYYAGVKERYIRGDAEAFMVTEPYVYNQANLIVEQIAPIIIDGRFMGIVGIDRGLDFLDEFINKLKPYDSAEFFLISSRGRIVATTYGTDLRTAPIEQLFVKENRDGPGRIVSGIFTFNEGTGKLEFDSAKAERLLDDDISNTYRDLFQRFSLSRKNTEVIEIDDPLHGEHSFIASAYIPTGGWRLIMSVSRSEVMASTREAATLAFAMVGVTILLIILIIWFFANSFSRRISVANSLAQRVANGDLTADVEVDTKDESGQLLQAIKDMVGSLNNLLLQVKGATIQLVSTATRITGTAKSQEATIQDFGASTTQIAAAVSQITATSRELLNTMDGVSSRSSETAGMAETGRQQLAAMADAMSHLDEATESISDKLAAISDKASNITRIVTAINKVSEQTNLLSLNAAIEAEKAGEFGLGFAVVAREIRRLASQTAKATVDIDQMVKEMQSAVSAGVMEMDKFSEGVRTGVGEIDELSGQLDGIISRVQELSPRFAEVREGMQSQTQGAAQISDAMTNLKDGAQRSADSLVEFDKATQALHTAVNNLRREVARFKVAERHSTGMTNMPFPMRGGKKPGAS; this is translated from the coding sequence ATGAAGATGCGCACGAAAATTCTCCTGACCATGGTGCTGCCGGTACTGGTCATCATGCTCGCGCTGGCCGGGTTTAACATGGCCCGCGTCCACGACGACATGATGGAGAGCCAGAAAAGCCTGATCGCCGAGGAGCTACAACGGGCCGCCATGGAGATCGAGAAAGGCAACAGCGAGACCATCTCCGTCGTGCGCTCACTGGCGCTGGCGCAGCAGAACGGCCTCTTTGGTAAGCGCGAGGACACCGTTGCCCTGTTGCGTAATGTGCTCGATACCTTTCCGCAGTTTATCGGGGCCGGTTGTGGCTACGAGCCCAATGCCGACGGCCAGGACGCCGACTACGTGCAGAATTTCCAGGACGGCGACACCTACCTGGGCGAGAGCGGGCGTTTCCTCGCCTACTGGTTCCGCGATCCGCAGAGCAACAGTGCCTACACGCTGGAGCCGCTGGTGGACATGGAAAATGCTCTCTACTATGCCGGAGTGAAGGAAAGATACATCCGCGGCGATGCGGAGGCCTTCATGGTGACCGAGCCGTACGTGTATAACCAGGCCAACCTCATTGTGGAGCAGATCGCGCCGATCATCATTGACGGGCGCTTTATGGGGATCGTCGGGATTGACCGGGGGCTGGACTTCCTCGACGAGTTTATCAACAAGCTCAAACCCTACGACTCGGCGGAGTTTTTCCTGATCAGCAGCCGTGGGCGCATCGTTGCTACCACCTACGGGACCGACTTGCGGACTGCGCCCATCGAGCAGTTGTTCGTCAAAGAAAATCGGGACGGACCGGGCCGGATCGTCAGCGGGATTTTTACCTTTAACGAGGGGACCGGTAAGCTCGAGTTTGACTCCGCCAAGGCCGAACGCCTCCTGGATGACGACATCAGTAATACCTACCGGGATCTCTTCCAGCGTTTCTCGCTCTCCCGTAAGAATACGGAGGTCATCGAGATCGACGACCCGCTCCACGGCGAGCACTCCTTTATCGCGAGTGCCTATATCCCGACCGGAGGCTGGCGGCTGATCATGAGCGTCAGCCGCAGCGAGGTCATGGCCTCGACGCGTGAGGCTGCCACCCTGGCCTTTGCCATGGTCGGGGTGACGATCCTGCTGATCATTTTAATCATCTGGTTCTTCGCCAACTCGTTCTCGCGCCGCATCAGTGTCGCCAACTCCCTGGCCCAGCGCGTCGCTAACGGCGACCTGACGGCGGATGTGGAAGTGGACACCAAGGACGAGTCCGGCCAGCTGCTGCAGGCGATCAAGGACATGGTCGGCAGCCTGAATAATCTTCTGCTTCAGGTGAAGGGTGCCACGATCCAGCTCGTCTCGACGGCGACGCGCATCACCGGCACGGCTAAAAGCCAGGAGGCGACGATTCAGGACTTTGGGGCCTCCACCACGCAGATCGCCGCCGCCGTCAGCCAGATTACCGCGACCTCGCGCGAACTGCTCAACACCATGGACGGGGTCTCCTCCCGCTCATCCGAGACAGCAGGTATGGCCGAGACCGGGCGCCAGCAGCTCGCCGCCATGGCCGATGCCATGAGCCACCTGGACGAGGCTACCGAGTCGATTTCCGATAAGCTGGCTGCCATCTCCGACAAGGCCAGCAACATCACCCGTATCGTCACCGCGATCAACAAGGTCTCCGAGCAGACAAACCTGCTCTCGCTCAACGCCGCTATCGAGGCCGAGAAGGCGGGCGAGTTCGGGCTCGGCTTCGCCGTGGTCGCCCGTGAAATCCGCCGCCTCGCCAGCCAGACCGCCAAGGCCACGGTGGATATTGACCAGATGGTTAAAGAGATGCAGTCCGCCGTCTCGGCCGGGGTGATGGAGATGGACAAGTTCTCCGAGGGCGTGCGCACCGGGGTGGGTGAGATTGACGAGCTGAGCGGTCAGCTCGATGGCATCATCAGCCGCGTGCAGGAGCTTTCGCCCCGCTTCGCCGAAGTGCGTGAGGGCATGCAGTCGCAGACACAGGGTGCGGCCCAGATCAGCGACGCGATGACGAACCTCAAGGACGGGGCGCAGCGCAGCGCCGACTCGCTGGTCGAGTTCGACAAGGCCACGCAGGCGCTCCACACCGCGGTCAACAACCTGCGGCGCGAGGTCGCGCGCTTCAAGGTGGCCGAGCGGCACTCCACCGGGATGACAAACATGCCTTTCCCCATGCGCGGGGGTAAAAAGCCCGGCGCTTCCTGA
- a CDS encoding transcription termination/antitermination NusG family protein, whose translation MTFSDQPAWYCLKTQPKRERTAAMSLRAIDGVEVLFPQVRYPRQGTRGKSTATEPLFPNYLFVRFQPLSHLKAVGYARGAAYVVSRGSELVPVPDRIVDELASLAPASILELPLQTLQAGDNIRIIAGIFSGSSADVVKLVPGVERVRLLLDILGRGQEIELSLDEVERPYGHPLRYASSQGF comes from the coding sequence ATGACCTTTTCCGACCAACCAGCCTGGTACTGCCTAAAGACCCAGCCCAAGCGCGAACGCACCGCTGCGATGAGCCTGCGGGCAATCGATGGCGTTGAGGTGCTCTTCCCGCAGGTCCGCTATCCGCGCCAGGGGACACGCGGTAAATCAACCGCCACAGAGCCGCTTTTTCCCAACTACCTGTTCGTACGGTTTCAACCCCTCAGCCACCTGAAGGCTGTCGGCTATGCCCGTGGTGCGGCCTACGTTGTCAGCCGTGGCAGCGAGCTAGTCCCAGTCCCTGACCGGATCGTCGACGAGCTGGCCAGTCTGGCCCCAGCCTCGATCCTTGAGCTCCCCCTTCAGACACTCCAGGCCGGTGACAACATCCGCATCATTGCTGGTATATTTAGCGGCAGCTCGGCAGATGTAGTGAAGCTCGTCCCCGGCGTCGAGCGCGTACGCCTGCTGCTGGACATCCTCGGCCGCGGCCAGGAGATTGAACTTTCCCTCGACGAGGTGGAGCGCCCTTACGGCCATCCCCTTCGTTACGCCTCTTCCCAAGGCTTCTGA
- a CDS encoding protein-glutamate O-methyltransferase CheR yields MMLPPELSVRLRGTYGLDDAVLSGPGCLVAVHHRMRQLDLDDEDAYLERLSGSREEFEAFADELLVPESWFFRDRAPFDFLANWVQSVWMTYEAEGRMLRVLSVPCASGPEPYSIAMTLLDAGLPPKSFRVYAGDVSERNLVNARLGEYRPMAFRGTDAEGRRHHFENLPDGGLRVRDNVRNCVSFKRCNLLDPGSLAFAPAFDVVFCRNVLIYFCEEARRGVVEHLRQLLADDGLFFVGHADGLPMLSREFETAGPTGAFCYRRRTVIEPSAPPSPTAKRLPSARFPVRKSTTSKKSKRAAKAIEPPAAPASSAADSPEASLANVVRLADLGDLALARAQCLEHLQQHPPTADALFLLGQIEMATSRLAEAETCIRKALYLNPNHLEAIIQMALLAERRGAPREAQRLRARARKLEEAAHA; encoded by the coding sequence ATGATGCTGCCGCCGGAGCTTTCAGTGCGTCTGCGCGGGACCTACGGGCTGGATGATGCCGTGCTCAGCGGGCCGGGATGTCTGGTTGCTGTGCACCACCGTATGCGTCAGCTTGATCTGGACGATGAGGATGCCTATCTGGAGCGTCTCTCAGGTTCGCGTGAGGAGTTTGAAGCTTTCGCCGATGAGCTGCTTGTGCCCGAGTCGTGGTTTTTTCGCGACCGCGCACCGTTCGATTTTCTGGCCAATTGGGTGCAGTCGGTCTGGATGACCTACGAGGCCGAGGGGCGGATGCTGCGGGTGCTTAGTGTGCCCTGTGCTTCGGGGCCGGAACCGTATTCGATTGCCATGACACTGCTCGATGCCGGACTGCCTCCCAAGAGCTTCCGCGTGTACGCCGGGGATGTGAGCGAGCGTAACCTCGTCAACGCCCGACTCGGCGAATACCGCCCGATGGCCTTCCGGGGGACGGATGCGGAGGGGCGGCGTCATCATTTTGAGAACCTGCCCGACGGTGGCCTGCGCGTGCGCGATAACGTGCGTAACTGCGTGTCCTTCAAACGCTGCAATCTGCTCGATCCGGGCAGCCTGGCCTTTGCTCCGGCTTTCGACGTGGTCTTCTGCCGTAATGTGTTGATCTATTTTTGCGAGGAAGCCCGGCGCGGCGTGGTGGAGCATCTGCGGCAGTTGCTGGCTGATGACGGATTGTTCTTCGTCGGGCATGCGGACGGACTGCCGATGCTCAGTCGCGAGTTTGAGACGGCGGGACCGACCGGGGCTTTTTGCTATCGCCGCCGTACGGTGATCGAGCCAAGCGCCCCGCCATCGCCCACTGCAAAGCGTTTACCCTCGGCCCGGTTTCCTGTGCGTAAGAGCACAACATCAAAAAAGAGTAAGCGAGCCGCCAAGGCCATCGAGCCGCCCGCCGCTCCCGCTTCATCGGCCGCTGACTCACCAGAAGCCTCGCTGGCGAACGTGGTCCGCCTGGCCGATTTGGGCGACCTTGCCCTTGCCCGTGCGCAATGCCTGGAGCACCTTCAGCAGCATCCGCCCACTGCCGATGCGCTATTTTTACTGGGGCAGATTGAGATGGCCACCTCGCGGCTGGCCGAGGCCGAGACTTGCATCCGCAAGGCGCTTTACCTGAACCCGAATCACCTGGAGGCGATCATTCAAATGGCGCTTCTGGCCGAACGCCGGGGTGCCCCCCGCGAGGCGCAGCGCCTGAGGGCCCGCGCCCGTAAGCTGGAGGAGGCCGCGCATGCCTGA